In the genome of Corticium candelabrum chromosome 18, ooCorCand1.1, whole genome shotgun sequence, the window CAGAAGTGGAAGATAAATACCGAGGCCAAATTCATGGTCTTATGACTGAGAATACTCAATTGAGGTTTATGTGCAGTGAATGACTGACTGCATGCATTAAAAgttattagctaattaatattatttgtgTGAGCAGACGTCGTTATATGAAGAAATGTGATGACTACTACCATCTACAAGCTGAGAAAGACACAATCCAAGTAAGATGTGGTAAATTTTAATTAGGGGTGTATACCAGTAAACATTCATTACTTCTCTAGCGTCGGCAAGTCAGGCTGTTAGAGCAAAAGATGCAGGTCAGATGGGAGTGGTAACATTTATGTGAGCTCATAATTATAGATATGTGTTAACTGTTAGGTTCTCACTGAAGTTCAGATGGAATCTCAATCTCAGGTCAGTCTTGCCACTCAGGATGGCTCACTAACCTCATCAGGATGCTCACTTGTGCAAAAGAAAGAGGCACGGCCTACAACTGCACCCCCTGAATCCCCTTCTACTGCATGTAAAGACAGTAATATGGGTTGCATTCAGAAGCTTCGAAATCGACCAAAAACATGCAGCACTCCTGTTCGTACTAGAAAGCCTGAGACATTTAggtaaatataaaaaattgcTTTTAGCTTATTAGACGTGTCTCGTTACTGAGTAAGGATTTGAGCAGCAGTCACACTGTTATCAATTTTTACCTACGTTTCCATtacttttaatttaaattgtcAAATGACCATTACTTGGCTCTTGCATAGCGATGTACAAAGGCAGCCACTTTGCTTATGAACTCATCCTGCAAATGAAAAGAAAACCCAACTGCCAAGTCTCCAGGTTATTATGTAGTAACCTTGTTAGCTACATTCAGTATTTACTAAAGCAATTACACAAAACTCACAATTACTAAtgtgtgtggtttgttgttttgcatatttgtttgtttgtgagcaTGAATGTGTGCATACATAGAACAGTACAGAACCTGATCTCGTTTGAACTGCTCAGCAGCGTCTATGTTTAGTGGATCATCAAAATCGCAGAGATCCTATCAACAATACAAAGTTTATAAAAATGAAGACTAATGTACAATCTCCACGTACTGAGAACAAGGAGTTGAGACCCCACACAACATCCTAAGTGTAGCATGTTAAGACAAAAATATCGTAAGCAACCAAAACAGCTGTGAACCTTTAGAGTTCTAGTTGGTAGCCACCCTGAACTATCCAATGCGTGTTCACGTAGAATACTAAAGCAAACACCAGTAAACACATGACAATTGCACTAACAGCTTGCTGCTGCTACAGTCTAAAATACAACTAAGTTAATTGTCTCAATTCTTGATTAATAACTAGAAAGTTTGGTTGTGTTAATGGAAGTCTGGATAATCTATTTAGTGAAGTCTGACATGGACACTACAATGCCGTTTCTATTTGCATTCAACATGAGGGGTACGTTTTTCAGAATACCTACATCTGCAAGTAacatacagtagagtacactTTCCTTGATTAGTTTGTGCCAAGTCATAAATTATGCATATGTGTAGAACAAGGACAGTTTAATCACATTCATGAACatgtcataattactgtttaGTCGTTGAATTCATATGCAACAcaatttttattgattaattaattaagtagtgaTTTTGGAGTGAGAACAGTGAATTCAAAATTTCACACCTGAGACAAATTTTGCCATCTTCTGTTATGTTTGGATGCCACAATCGCGTAGTGCATGTAGCCACAGGAGGCTGCCATAATACAACGTCATACAAACCAATATATAATCTGTATGTTAAACCATACCTTAATGTTGTAACCTTCAGGAATTTCTATAGTGAATACAAACTTGCCACCAATCCAATAGCCCTCATCTGCATGTGcaataatatattaacatCATACTTTTACACTACATACCCGTTCATGTTGAACAAAGCACTATTTTACTGTATGTAGCTTGAGAAATTACTGCCAATATAATATGAAGTCTCCCGAGTAGCTGAAGTGATAAAAGTAGAATATTTGGAAGATTTTCCAGTTACATCCCATATTCCTCAATTAGAAGTTACACTTATATACAAGCTACCATTGAATAGAAGATGCAGACCCATATGATATACACATGCAATTTCTCTGTGTACAAATGCATAAAAACAGCAGTACGTGCTACTGTAATTGCCTAACACAAATTGCACTTTtaactttttaattaaagagatCGTAAATCATGAAACAGCTAATTGCAATCAGACAAAACTATTGTGTGCTTACCCTAGAAACACAGTAGCAGTTCTTGAATAAAGACAGCAGAGTTCCACATCCCAAATTAAGAGAACCCACCACATGCAAGTGAGCATGCATATAGGGCACATATTAAAGAAGTTGCAATAATAACATGACAAGATTTTAGAGCATTAATTTTAATCTAGATCTCCCATTAACATCTTACCAGGTGTTACAATCAATGTGAAGCGCCTTAAGTCATCCACATCACCAAACTCAATCTTGCATGTACCTAataacatcaacatcaagTAACTGAattacaagcaagcagacaaatgCCAACATATGTAACACATAAAACCAAAGTATCATACAACATAAGTACTGTAATAGTAAAGTAACAATCTAACTATCAAACTTATTACATAGATATACAAAAGTTCACTACACAATACTGTCTGTATGCGTGATATATCTATGTGTGTATGAAAGCTAATAATTAAATCTTAAACTTAGAGCTCTActaacttattaattaacattagtTGTTTCAATATCTGACTAACTgacaaattattaatatacaTAGATATGCACAAGTGATACTAAATTAGCAAgcttttaattattaaactaaaataatttcCTGTACAGTACGTATACAAATTTTAGAATTTGTCAATGTATAATAAGAAACTAAGATCGATCTGTAAAATCCGTCTTACTTGGAAGGTTTGGTTCCAACTCTGCAACCTCTATAGTAACACATCAggatgtacagtacaagtttgAACTTACAACACACACTTCAATGTAGCTAGACCTCGTGTCAGAAATCTGGTGCGAACAGATACTTGCTTCTGAAACCCGGGCTTGTCGgcttctttctgtttcttttcctcgttttcctttttcttttgCTGCAGACGAAACATTGCAGCGCGATCACGTGATGTCTTTGATGTTCCGACCGTTGTGCGCAAACTTTGTGTACGGGTATGTGTACGTGTGAACGAGTCTCGAGATggtgacagagagacaaaggaAAATGTAGAATTGAGATGTCTGCATGGGGAATTATTTCTGTTTGACaaaaaagaaatttgtttGGATAGCAACCAGAGAAGCGACGTCGACATGCAGTGATCTGGAACGATGCCTTGTTCACACGCATGTGTGAGATTTgatctgtatgtgtgtacacgtaCCAAGAGTGTGCTTATCCTGGCTTTTGGACCAGGTCCCTTAGTCATCTGTCTATAGGAACAAATCAAACTATACATCTCAATATTTGCAAACAGTCCCTCAGTATCCTATAAATCCTACAACAAACTGTTTTACTTTCTCAACTGTCAAGTAGACTCACAGCACGAGTGAACTAACTGTCTAAGAAAGAAATGCGTCTCTGAATGTCTAGTTGAGAGCGCAGACGGTATAGCTTTCGAATGCGACGTTCATTTGTACTCATCAGCACAGCATCTTCCTCTTGTGTCCAGGCTGGCCATCCTTGGAGCACaagaaaataaagaaatacCATGGTACTGTATAACCAATTAATACATCGGAATTCAAATACCAAGACGGGAGCAGTCATATCTGATGTAATGAAGAGCATCATGTCTATTACCCGACATTAAGTATAACGCACGAAACACTTCAACATACGAGCATTTCTCAGACGACATTATATCCTAAACAGCAACTTTCTATATACATATCTTCACCGTAGTATTACAAATTCATCCATTCACCTCAACAATTTTAGTCCAACAATTCTCAACACTTTCTGACTGGTCATGCAACAACTCATCTACAAAACAATTGCATGGGCTTAGATAAGTGTAGCAGctatgtgacacacacacacacacacacacacacacacacacacacacacacacacacacacacacacagacagacagacagacagacagacagacagacagacagacagacagacagacagacagacagacagacagacagacagacagacagacagacagacagacagacagacagacagacacacacttaTTTATGGTTAAATAATAATGACAAAAATCATGAAAGACTGAAAACCTCCATGACCATGTCATTAATACGTGTAAAAGAGCTTTACTGTCTCCACTGCAGAACCTCAGCTATAATGTCAGGAGTCACTTAGAGGCGCTAATCGACACTTGTCTCACAAATTTCTTCTAGACTGGTATCTCTTATGATTGATTATATGATCACATTTTCAGATTTCTAAATGTAGTATTTACAGTCTGAAGCTCTTCTGGTGTTTTTAAGTAGCTGCATTGAATGTCTATTAGGCAATTACAGTACTTCTTCCATTATCACCTAAAGATGTCAAGTGATCAAGTAAGGCCACACCTCATAATATAAGTCTACATCAGCCTGGTGCTGTctaaatgaatagagaagcactatacggtgctaaacccttgtctggtgtacatgcacaacacatggcgctaagacatgtgtacagtaagGCAGCTGAGGCAAGAGGCACAAATGCTCATGcatttgacaccattgaaaatcCCATCTatgggcctcgggtaattaaTACAGCAGCaatcaataaaaattagtAGTGGTTTGGATTATTTATCAGTAAGAGTGGTTTGTCATTTCCGCACGCATGTACCTGTCCACAGAACActacagcaacaacacaatttcGTTTGTTATACCTTGCTGATGAGAATGATCTTCTGCATCATCTACACCAGAATCATCCATCTGTTGCGGAAGTGTTTGGCAGGTGGCATGTCGACTGGTCTCTGCAGCTATCTCAAGCAAATTTTCGTCAAAGCTGCTATTCAAATCATTGGTCTGCACCTCATTGTCTATTTCTGTAGACTTCTGCACCACctggaaacacaacaaacacatacacaacttGTCTTTATTTGATAATAACAGATATTACATTTCTTTGTACAAATGATCCTCCTGGTTTTTCTTGAAGAATAGATTCGCTGAAAGGCTGCAAATACAAATCGATACGGCAATACACATACCATAAATTTACAGAATGAAAGAACAGACTCTCATAAACAGCAAATGATTCCTAGACTACAACAAACCATCTGACACTTAATGAATACTactgacaataaaacaaacacatcagaGCAACTCATGCACTACAGGTTTcaaaaaattgtaaaaaatATACTTAACACTGCTTACATCATCATCACTCTCGTCAACATCTGGTAACTCCTGGACAATTCTAGTCTTTTTCCTTCTTTTTCGAGCAGGTTGGGAGTGGGGGCTAGCACAGGTAGCCGAAGCAATTTCATTGTTATGTAATTCACTAGATAAACTAACAGTTTCTTGGCatcaaacaagaaacaaaatgtcagctgATTAGTAATTTCTGTTACTATTACATTACACACATACCAGGATGTTCTGAAACAGTTGCAACAGGGTTCTTCCGTTTATCTTGCTGTTCCTTATCAGTACTTGGCTTCTTTCTGATGAATTTTAGATAACGATCTTTCATTGACTGCCATGAGTGAGTTGTGATCTGAAACAGAATAATGTGTGAGAGAAGAAACATCCTTTTTGGTCAAAGTTCATCAAGCAGTGTTATTAAGTTTCTACCTTCCTACACTCCATCTCCTTCCATAGTTCTATGCCACCAATTTTTCTCTCATAAAGCCCAGCATGGGCCTTTACAAAGTCATCAATTGCTTTATCTTCTGCACCAGTGTACTGCTGCCGTCTTCAATTAAAACACATTGTTAATGATATTATCACTTTAGCAGTCATATCAGCTTTCAGAATTCACAAATGGATGTGTGaaatgcacgtgcatgtgtgtgccaatgtgcgtgcacacacacacacacacacacacacacacacacacacacacaaacaaacaagcacacacacaaacaagcacacacacatacacacacaaacaaacaagtgcacacacacaaactagcACACACataaagcacacacacacacacacacacacacacacacacacacacacacacacacacacacacacacacacacacacacacacgcccggGCACTTAAAGAATGTTGTAGTCTGCACTCTCAGCACAAACCAGTAACAACAGTTCTAACAAAATATTACAGAAACAATACTATGTCTCACCACATTTCAGTCACACAATACTAGATTAACGACTAAAGTGCAGAAAGACTAACTCATATGACAAACAATGAACAGAGCAGTACAAGAACAACATAACATTTTCTAAAAAGAAACAGAATGCAAAAGGCAGCATGCAGAGCACTTCGCTATCTAACAATGCTTTGTATTGATTATCAGACTAAACTCTTACTTAAACAAAACACTACAAGTTTGCTATGCATATCTAAGTTTCTTAACTTGCATTAGAATACTTGGAGTCTCTGcaatttgtattatttgtaCAGTGACAAAGTTACTAACCCTTTCGAAGCACTTGACTTCGTAGTAACAGCAGCTGAAGCGCACCTAACAACAACCAGAGACTAATCATTGCCAAACTGTTGAAACAACGATCTCTAACATTTTTGAACTTCCCACTTCTTCCCCCTtgccttctgtctgtttagctCGTCTTGGTCAAAATAGAAACTAAAAATCTATTATCATACCGACTGAAGCGCATGTAACTCACTTGTAGTCTTTTATGGGCAATAAGCAATTCTCTCTAACACAATCTGTTACATAACTGACATGCACAAGACCATTTGTTGTAGCGCCAGCAGCTGTCACAAGCCTGAAATACATTGACAGTAAAACATGCACAAGAAACAATAATAACATTACAACCACTATAGCAAACTACTTTATAGTTATGACTCAGAGCACGTGCACAGCGAGCATACATTGGTGCACAGCGAGCATACATTGGTGCACTGCATGCGTAtatgtacgtgcatgtgtgtgtgtctgtgttatgAAAGACCCTGGGATGGAAAGTATTTAGGGAACAACATCACATAGCAAGCAATTGAATCACTTAGACAATggttcacttaattaattaatcagacaGTACCTATGCAACAGGAAGCTCTATAATCAATGCTACTCTAGACAATGGCGttccttaattaagtaattcaACTTGAGCAATTTTCTAAGATTTTAAATTTGATAAAACTTTATTACTCAAATTACAGCAAACAGTGAGTGCAAATGGCCTAAACTCGTGACCAATGACATGCAGCAAGTGTAGATGTTCCCTCTCCTGCCTCACTAGACCATTAGTCTCCATACCTGATACATTTATCATTCAAACTGCTGGTCAGCACACCACCGCCTCGCTGCAGAAGATGGTAACGTTATACAAAATTTCAACTGAAATTATTAGAATTAGTCCCTTGGTTCAAACAATTCACCTTAATAAGTGGTTTCAGCCTTGCTTTCTCCGGTCCTGGTGCAATATAGAATTCAAGAGGGCTACCGTTCAGGTTTGTAAATAAAGCAGAACTGCAGGCGCAACTTTCACCATCAAAGTCCGCCATAAATAAAtgataacgtgcgttagcttATACGCGGACAGACGTAACTACCACGTGACTTCACACACTTGATTTTTAAAGCACGTGACCTTGTTActtggtacagtacacgcACTCTGTTTTCCTTCAATTTCAGATGGATGACATGAGCCTAGATCAAGCTGGAGAGTTTCAAAAACAACttccttcttcttctccaccTCCAGACAGCTCTCCACCTCCAGACAGCGGTTAGAGCAGCAACAATGTTGTTGCTTTCTTCGTGTTTTGGCCCAGAGCGCAGACTCTTTTGATActacacgtacatgtacatgatTTCTGTGTACAGGCAACGAGTCTCATACTTTATCAGATGGAGAGACAAAAGGAGAATGTATGTCTAAGAGAAATTTTGTATGAGTACATATCTCCATCGGCTAATCCTTTGGGCTGGATTTTTCTGTAGTGGACATTGGTTTTAGTTTGCATGTCGAGGCTGTGGCAAAAACGTGGCGCGAATTAGACTGAAATTGCATGTTTAGACTTCgcaatatatttaattaattaaaatagagtttgttctgtttaattaacaaatgacAGCAAGCAAGGCGTCATAGATGTAAATTTATGTTATTTTTTTAATCAAGCAACAAGATTGTTAAATGCTGGCAGCAACAAGATCAGTGGAAAAGCTTGGGGACGAGTCGGAGTAAGTCTCTTTGACTatcagtggtgtgtgtgtgtgtgtgtgtgtgtgtgtgtgtgtgtgtgcgtgtgtgtgtgtgtgtgtgtgtgtgtgtgtgtgtgtgtgtgtgtgtgtgtttgtacctTTTGAATGCTGTAAGCCAGTCAGTACACTGTTCACTATAGTCGCTGTAATTACAAGAGAAGTTTAACAGCTGCGAATGTAACGTATAGACATAGACATTGTGTTTGTTCTCAGCAAATTTGCCGACTTCCATTGAGCATCCCATTTATCATTGGAAATGAGTTTTGTGAGCGTTTTAACTACTATGGATTGAGAGGTACCATTTACTCTGTATTCATCGCTGCATACTGTGACTATGTGGTATTTTATATTGTTAGCTGTCATGGTTCTTTATCTCACACGATATCTTGATTTCAGCGAAAACAGTGGTACAGCTTTGTTTCATGCCTTTTCAATGCTGGCATATTTTACACCAGTTTTTGGAGCAATTATTGCAGACAGCTTCTGGGGGAAATTCAAGTGAGACATGATAATGTGGAATGATGTCATGATTCTAACCTTTACCACAGACTCGATAGACGTACTTACTGTATTGTCAAACGTTTGTTAGAATGTAACAACATGGCAAGCCTGTAACAGTACGTAGAGGTAATGAACTAATCCTGAAAAGTAATTTTTGCTAGGAAACATCAGAGACAGGACTTGTAAACGTTATGTATACGTTTGGCTAAGCAATTAACATACTCAAAGGGCGCTTGCACACTTCTGGTCTGTGTGACTACTTCATGTCGATGGAATGTGtggaaatgtgtgtgtgtgtgtgtgtgtgtctgtctgtctgtctgtctgtctgtctgtaaagttagcgattgttattagtagagtaagagttcaaatataataatctgtctgtctgtctgtctgtcttgtctgtcttgtcttgtgtgtgtgtgtgtgtgtgtgtgtgtgtgtgtgtgtgtgtgtgtgtgtgtatgtgtgtgtgtctgtgtgtctgtgtctgtctgtgtctgtctgtgtgtgtctgtgtgtgtgtgtgtgtgtgtgtgtgtgtgtgtgtgtgtgtgtgtgtgtgtgtgtgtgtgtgtgtaactgttttgttttctttaGGTATGTATGTGCCATACTTTGTGCGGGCAA includes:
- the LOC134193638 gene encoding NEDD8-conjugating enzyme UBE2F-like, coding for MFRLQQKKKENEEKKQKEADKPGFQKQVSVRTRFLTREVAELEPNLPSTCKIEFGDVDDLRRFTLIVTPDEGYWIGGKFVFTIEIPEGYNIKPPVATCTTRLWHPNITEDGKICLSILREHALDSSGWLPTRTLKDVVWGLNSLFSDLCDFDDPLNIDAAEQFKRDQDEFISKVAAFVHRYARAK
- the LOC134193914 gene encoding telomeric repeat-binding factor 2-interacting protein 1-like yields the protein MADFDGESCACSSALFTNLNGSPLEFYIAPGPEKARLKPLIKRGGGVLTSSLNDKCIRLVTAAGATTNGLVHVSYVTDCVRENCLLPIKDYKRAKQTEGKGEEVGSSKMCASAAVTTKSSASKGRQQYTGAEDKAIDDFVKAHAGLYERKIGGIELWKEMECRKITTHSWQSMKDRYLKFIRKKPSTDKEQQDKRKNPVATVSEHPETVSLSSELHNNEIASATCASPHSQPARKRRKKTRIVQELPDVDESDDDPFSESILQEKPGGSFVQRNVVQKSTEIDNEVQTNDLNSSFDENLLEIAAETSRHATCQTLPQQMDDSGVDDAEDHSHQQDELLHDQSESVENCWTKIVEDIMSSEKCSYVEVFRALYLMSGNRHDALHYIRYDCSRLGWPAWTQEEDAVLMSTNERRIRKLYRLRSQLDIQRRISFLDS